From a region of the Aulosira sp. FACHB-615 genome:
- a CDS encoding helix-turn-helix domain-containing protein, with the protein MLKHSLVRKIRNRTIKQGTSLVQAARFLGADQSTLYVALQKGQIPSTTRNGRTVISQGALMDYQARIRPLL; encoded by the coding sequence ATGCTGAAACATTCGTTAGTTAGAAAAATCAGAAACCGGACAATTAAACAAGGTACATCTCTTGTACAAGCAGCTAGATTTTTAGGCGCAGACCAGAGTACTTTGTATGTAGCTCTGCAAAAAGGGCAAATTCCCTCAACCACCAGAAATGGCAGGACTGTGATTAGTCAAGGAGCCTTAATGGATTATCAAGCGAGGATCAGACCTCTCTTATAA
- a CDS encoding helix-turn-helix domain-containing protein, giving the protein MSNLRTRFGRRLRQIRRLKNLTQQQLAEATGISVEFLSNIERGINAPSFDTLEKLVEVLNVSYVDLFDFQE; this is encoded by the coding sequence ATAAGCAATCTCAGAACACGATTTGGGCGCAGGCTAAGACAAATCCGTAGATTGAAAAACTTAACTCAACAGCAACTGGCTGAAGCAACAGGGATTTCAGTTGAGTTTCTTAGCAATATTGAACGCGGTATTAATGCGCCGTCATTCGATACGCTTGAGAAATTAGTGGAAGTCCTCAACGTTTCTTATGTTGATCTGTTTGATTTTCAAGAGTAA
- the glpX gene encoding class II fructose-bisphosphatase, which yields MENTLGLEIIEVVEQAAIASAKWMGKGEKNTADQVAVEAMRERMNKIYMRGRIVIGEGERDDAPMLYIGEEVGICTREDAKELCNPDELVEIDIAVDPCEGTNLVAYGQPGSMAVLAISEKGGLFAAPDFYMKKLAAPPAAKGKVDINKSATENLKILSECLDRSIDELVVVVMKRERHNDLIKEIRDAGARVQLISDGDVGAAISCGFAGTNIHALMGIGAAPEGVISAAAMRAMGGHFQGQLIYDPAVVKTGLIGESKEANIERLKSMNITDPDKVYDAHELASGENVLFAACGITSGNLMNGVRFFHGGARTQSLVISSQSKTARFVDTIHMFDQPKTLQLH from the coding sequence GTGGAAAATACGCTTGGGTTAGAAATTATTGAGGTAGTAGAACAAGCCGCGATCGCATCTGCAAAGTGGATGGGTAAGGGCGAAAAGAATACAGCTGACCAAGTAGCAGTAGAAGCTATGCGGGAGCGCATGAATAAAATCTATATGCGCGGTCGCATCGTGATTGGGGAAGGGGAACGTGATGACGCTCCTATGCTGTATATCGGTGAAGAAGTTGGTATCTGTACCCGTGAAGATGCCAAAGAATTGTGTAATCCAGATGAATTAGTCGAAATTGACATCGCCGTAGACCCCTGCGAAGGTACAAACTTGGTAGCCTACGGACAGCCTGGATCAATGGCTGTGTTGGCAATTTCGGAAAAAGGTGGCTTGTTTGCTGCACCTGACTTCTACATGAAGAAACTCGCAGCACCCCCAGCCGCTAAAGGTAAGGTAGACATCAACAAGTCAGCCACCGAAAACCTCAAAATTCTCTCCGAGTGTCTAGATCGCTCAATTGATGAACTCGTAGTAGTCGTCATGAAGCGCGAACGCCACAACGACTTGATTAAAGAAATCCGCGATGCTGGCGCTAGAGTCCAACTCATTTCTGATGGTGACGTAGGCGCTGCAATATCTTGTGGTTTTGCGGGAACTAATATTCATGCACTCATGGGTATTGGTGCTGCACCTGAAGGTGTGATTTCTGCGGCGGCTATGCGAGCTATGGGTGGACATTTCCAAGGCCAATTGATCTACGATCCAGCAGTAGTCAAAACAGGTCTAATTGGAGAAAGCAAAGAAGCTAACATTGAGCGTTTGAAGTCTATGAACATCACTGACCCCGATAAGGTCTACGATGCTCATGAGCTTGCATCTGGTGAAAATGTTCTATTTGCTGCTTGCGGTATTACCTCTGGTAACTTGATGAACGGTGTTCGGTTCTTCCACGGTGGTGCAAGAACTCAAAGCTTGGTCATTTCTAGCCAGTCTAAGACAGCTAGATTCGTCGATACAATCCACATGTTCGACCAGCCTAAGACTCTGCAATTGCACTAA
- the phnE gene encoding phosphonate ABC transporter, permease protein PhnE yields the protein MLNLKTLRRYPWISPLLILLITVVVYTWALQGIKVDFELLTSSWPYITDFVSRLFPPDTTVIDIAIKALIETVQMSLWGTTVGAILSLPIAVASASNVAPRWLQWLANLLQNAVRSVPSIILGLIFVAATGLGAPAGTLALAIYTIGYLAKFYQQAIEAVNAKSLESLEVMGASRFQIVQYGILPQVLPLGLGYTLWMFEYNIRAASVLGVVGAGGIGFQLKSYIDGFEYNKATTMMLVLLVVVTVIDTFSSKLRQHLDSM from the coding sequence ATGTTAAATCTCAAGACTCTTCGCCGTTATCCTTGGATTAGTCCCTTACTCATCCTATTAATTACAGTTGTAGTTTATACATGGGCTTTGCAAGGTATCAAAGTCGATTTTGAATTGCTAACCTCTAGCTGGCCTTACATCACCGACTTTGTATCTCGCCTATTCCCCCCAGATACCACGGTTATAGATATAGCAATTAAAGCACTCATAGAAACAGTGCAGATGTCTTTGTGGGGAACTACCGTTGGTGCAATTTTATCTTTACCCATTGCAGTAGCGAGTGCTAGTAACGTTGCGCCTCGTTGGTTGCAATGGTTAGCCAACTTACTCCAAAATGCTGTACGTTCCGTTCCTTCCATCATTTTAGGTTTGATTTTCGTCGCCGCCACTGGCTTAGGCGCACCCGCCGGAACTTTAGCCTTAGCTATATACACCATTGGCTATTTAGCAAAGTTTTATCAACAAGCCATTGAAGCCGTCAACGCCAAATCTTTAGAATCTTTAGAAGTCATGGGTGCATCAAGATTTCAGATTGTGCAGTATGGCATTTTACCCCAAGTGTTACCCTTGGGTTTAGGCTACACCTTATGGATGTTTGAATATAACATCCGCGCCGCTTCAGTATTAGGTGTAGTTGGCGCTGGTGGAATTGGCTTTCAATTAAAGAGTTATATTGATGGTTTTGAATACAACAAAGCCACAACGATGATGTTAGTGCTGTTGGTAGTTGTGACTGTAATTGATACCTTCAGTAGTAAATTACGTCAGCATCTAGATTCGATGTAA
- a CDS encoding N-6 DNA methylase, whose protein sequence is MIAIQANKVKKNQSQASSSTLKCLVTNLPLRATPVEVAKQEILRQMLDSGYSKNQICLNSSFLGKNGQDFSADIIVLSTQAILHTEPLLVVSIGKKSATFSYDWVKSCQNSGAKNLIWFNGALLKVFSLNSEGTYRELPPFIPSWIELTKPEQLGYRLKSSLSPAYNLKRILADLHDHLYGNSNIRIPSRLGIEIQKLLLLKRFDEEQPSENSEFYIAQDELPCGFNGHKTISSESFSSVASRLYTLLNKYDAVRNEDQKIRSLELDPPSLYYAVFHLEGISLQKTPTDVLGDALETFRAYTVKREGGQFFTHCYVVDLALKLVGYRGDDNQTLADISCGTSGFLHRARTLIINRAKENGVIKEEEQNKLVSELILGVEIDQDLVQISNTSPEFFKLPNQLVERHDSLLPFEQWEKTLSARLAPNSRAFMVGNPPFGTKITVKDTETLKKYALAHTWKKEKNHWKQSPQKIIPRAPDILFIERNLNLLTPGIGKMVLVVPYQILSGPKEGFVREWLMTNCKIIAVVDLPEDTFQPYTGTKGSLLVVQKRANPNPNWEDEPDYPIFMACPQKIGHDRRGRAMFKEGTSDQIDTDLPEIAKAFDSFTEGEDPSKVTQLAFTISSKSIKSNTDIRFNAAYYRPSSIDLRQQLVTIVQHDLSLTITPLGELVKDIFYPGRFKRDYTESLENTVPFLGGSNIAQLIPVTEKRILKNSLHYEELALKSGWILVTRSGTTGIVSTVPEDWEGFAASEHIIRIIPNPEKLHPGYLSGYLRSQIGQRLLRDGVFGSVIDEISCSYIASIPVLHPKDLNQVEKIGEKIAQADILRAKASSLISETSSKIESLLC, encoded by the coding sequence ATGATAGCCATTCAAGCAAATAAAGTTAAGAAGAATCAAAGTCAAGCCAGTTCTAGTACACTCAAATGTCTTGTCACGAACTTGCCATTACGAGCGACTCCTGTTGAAGTTGCTAAACAAGAAATACTTCGGCAAATGCTAGACTCTGGCTACTCTAAAAATCAAATATGTCTCAACTCCAGCTTTCTCGGTAAGAATGGTCAGGATTTTTCCGCCGATATTATTGTTTTGTCTACCCAAGCCATATTGCATACTGAACCTTTGCTAGTTGTTAGTATTGGCAAAAAGTCAGCCACTTTTAGTTATGACTGGGTGAAGTCTTGCCAAAATTCAGGAGCAAAAAATTTAATTTGGTTTAACGGAGCATTACTTAAAGTTTTCTCCCTTAACTCTGAAGGAACTTATCGTGAGTTACCACCCTTTATACCCAGTTGGATAGAACTAACTAAACCTGAGCAACTTGGATACCGCTTAAAATCAAGCTTATCTCCTGCATATAACTTAAAACGAATCTTAGCTGACTTACACGATCATTTGTACGGTAATAGCAATATTAGAATTCCTTCTCGTCTAGGGATTGAAATTCAAAAGTTACTCTTATTGAAGAGATTTGATGAGGAGCAGCCTAGTGAAAACAGTGAGTTCTATATTGCTCAAGATGAGTTACCTTGTGGATTTAATGGTCATAAAACAATATCATCTGAGTCTTTCTCATCAGTAGCTTCTCGCCTTTATACATTGCTAAATAAATATGATGCTGTAAGGAATGAAGATCAAAAGATACGTAGTTTAGAATTAGATCCTCCATCTCTTTACTATGCTGTTTTTCATTTAGAAGGGATATCTCTACAAAAAACGCCAACTGATGTTTTAGGTGATGCTCTAGAAACTTTTAGAGCTTATACAGTTAAGAGAGAAGGAGGACAGTTTTTTACTCATTGTTATGTAGTTGATTTAGCATTAAAACTAGTTGGTTATAGAGGTGACGATAACCAGACTTTAGCCGATATAAGTTGTGGTACTTCTGGATTTTTACATCGAGCAAGAACTTTAATAATCAACAGAGCTAAGGAGAATGGTGTCATAAAAGAAGAAGAGCAAAACAAGTTGGTCAGCGAACTAATTCTTGGTGTAGAAATTGACCAAGACCTTGTTCAAATATCAAATACATCGCCGGAATTTTTCAAATTGCCGAATCAGCTTGTTGAGAGACATGATAGCCTATTACCATTTGAACAATGGGAAAAAACTCTTTCTGCTCGTTTAGCCCCAAACTCTAGAGCATTTATGGTGGGAAATCCACCGTTTGGAACAAAAATTACAGTTAAGGATACAGAAACTTTAAAAAAGTATGCTTTAGCACATACTTGGAAAAAAGAAAAAAATCATTGGAAGCAATCTCCCCAAAAAATCATTCCAAGAGCACCAGATATTTTATTTATAGAGCGGAATCTAAACCTTTTAACTCCCGGTATAGGAAAAATGGTTTTGGTTGTCCCTTATCAAATATTAAGTGGCCCCAAAGAAGGTTTTGTTCGAGAATGGTTGATGACGAATTGTAAAATAATTGCTGTTGTTGATTTACCTGAAGATACTTTTCAACCCTATACAGGAACTAAAGGCTCTCTTTTGGTTGTTCAGAAACGAGCTAATCCTAATCCTAACTGGGAAGATGAACCAGATTATCCTATCTTTATGGCATGTCCTCAAAAAATTGGACATGATAGAAGAGGAAGAGCAATGTTTAAAGAGGGTACATCTGATCAAATAGATACTGATTTACCTGAAATTGCAAAAGCATTTGACTCTTTTACTGAAGGAGAAGACCCAAGTAAGGTAACTCAATTAGCATTTACTATTTCCTCCAAATCAATTAAATCTAATACAGATATTCGTTTTAACGCTGCTTATTATCGTCCTTCATCAATAGATTTGAGGCAGCAGTTAGTTACAATTGTTCAGCATGATTTATCTTTAACAATTACTCCCCTTGGAGAGTTAGTTAAAGATATATTCTATCCAGGGAGATTTAAGCGTGATTACACAGAAAGCCTTGAAAATACTGTCCCTTTTCTTGGAGGCTCTAATATTGCTCAACTTATTCCGGTTACTGAAAAACGAATTTTAAAAAATAGCTTGCATTATGAAGAACTTGCACTAAAATCGGGATGGATTTTGGTAACACGAAGTGGTACTACTGGTATTGTTTCTACCGTACCTGAAGACTGGGAAGGCTTTGCAGCCTCAGAACACATAATTAGAATTATTCCAAACCCTGAAAAATTACATCCAGGTTATTTGTCTGGATATCTTAGAAGTCAGATTGGACAAAGACTACTGAGAGATGGTGTTTTTGGCTCTGTCATAGATGAAATTAGTTGCAGTTATATCGCTTCAATACCAGTTCTCCATCCTAAAGATTTGAATCAGGTAGAAAAAATAGGTGAAAAAATCGCTCAAGCTGATATTTTGAGAGCAAAAGCATCTAGCTTAATTTCTGAAACTAGTTCAAAAATTGAGAGTTTATTATGTTAA
- the grxC gene encoding glutaredoxin 3, producing MLDFLNPLLGRHPEKIKANVEIYTWQTCPYCIRAKMLLWWKGVNFTEYKIDGDEAARAKMAERSNGRRTVPQIFINNQHIGGCDDIYELDTKGQLDPLLTQTV from the coding sequence ATGTTGGACTTCCTCAACCCGCTTCTCGGTCGCCATCCCGAAAAAATTAAAGCTAACGTCGAAATATACACTTGGCAAACCTGCCCTTACTGCATCCGTGCCAAAATGCTGTTGTGGTGGAAAGGCGTAAACTTCACCGAATATAAAATTGACGGTGACGAAGCCGCTAGAGCCAAAATGGCAGAACGTTCAAACGGTCGTCGTACAGTCCCGCAAATTTTCATTAATAATCAACACATCGGTGGTTGTGATGACATTTATGAGTTAGATACTAAAGGTCAACTCGACCCATTATTAACTCAGACGGTATAA
- a CDS encoding phosphate/phosphite/phosphonate ABC transporter substrate-binding protein has protein sequence MSVSKKGVLSAGVAFAALTGLVAGSFGAMRTSDANTNVMPHQQAPNLLAQARRLNNLTIIFPSRSDSTDLQNKANAVARFLSNELKIPVKAQIGDDTAAVEALRANRADVAFLSSRPALKAEQLANAKLYLAEVRDNYSGRYTYNSIFVVPNNSSLKTRNTAQATLGQLRGKRIAFTSPTSGSGFVFPVSELVKQGFVPNRDRLDGFFGQVAYGGNYSKALQAVVRGQADVAVVSEYALFPPYITAQERSQLRVLYKISGVPAHGIAIDDDVPVQDRERLINALLKLNQSQNNQLLRNLYNSTELVRVDHNRHLSPVRTALSRIGIAP, from the coding sequence ATGAGTGTGAGTAAAAAGGGTGTGTTGAGTGCTGGTGTTGCCTTTGCGGCGCTGACAGGTTTGGTGGCTGGCAGTTTTGGGGCGATGCGGACGAGTGATGCTAATACTAATGTTATGCCTCACCAACAAGCGCCTAACTTACTTGCCCAAGCTAGAAGACTAAACAATTTAACGATAATTTTTCCCAGTCGTTCTGACTCCACAGATTTGCAAAATAAAGCCAATGCTGTAGCCAGATTTCTCTCGAACGAGTTAAAAATTCCCGTGAAAGCCCAAATTGGTGATGATACGGCGGCGGTGGAAGCTTTGAGAGCAAATCGCGCTGATGTGGCATTTCTGAGCAGTCGTCCGGCGTTGAAAGCGGAACAGTTAGCAAATGCAAAGTTGTACCTCGCAGAAGTCCGCGACAATTACTCTGGAAGATACACCTATAATTCAATATTTGTTGTTCCCAACAATAGCTCTTTAAAAACTAGAAATACGGCTCAAGCAACTTTGGGACAATTGCGGGGTAAGCGCATCGCCTTTACTTCCCCAACTTCTGGTTCAGGGTTTGTTTTCCCGGTGAGTGAATTGGTGAAACAGGGATTTGTCCCCAACCGCGATCGCCTCGATGGTTTCTTCGGTCAAGTTGCTTATGGTGGTAATTACAGCAAAGCCTTACAAGCTGTGGTGCGTGGTCAAGCTGATGTAGCGGTTGTGTCTGAGTATGCACTGTTCCCTCCGTACATCACCGCCCAAGAAAGAAGTCAGTTGCGCGTACTGTATAAAATCTCCGGTGTTCCCGCCCACGGTATCGCCATTGATGATGATGTCCCAGTCCAAGACAGAGAAAGATTAATTAACGCTTTACTCAAGTTAAATCAATCACAAAATAACCAACTCCTACGTAACTTATACAATTCCACCGAATTGGTGAGAGTTGATCATAACCGTCACTTGTCCCCAGTTCGCACCGCTTTGTCTCGCATTGGAATTGCACCTTAA
- a CDS encoding PIN domain-containing protein: MAINATRQLVDFKQFCEFYPVLLIDDLEIIETACKIQVDLKSRGHRLEDADILIAATAIARGLILVSHDSDLQRIQELTIKLAIIAVVNILNAHATYRKISTSAPLLTASSARCKTSSLTTALK; encoded by the coding sequence TTGGCTATTAATGCTACAAGACAGTTAGTCGATTTCAAGCAATTTTGTGAATTTTATCCAGTTTTATTAATAGATGATCTAGAAATTATTGAAACTGCCTGTAAAATTCAAGTTGATTTAAAGAGCAGAGGTCATCGTTTAGAAGATGCAGATATTTTAATTGCTGCTACTGCGATCGCACGAGGTTTAATTCTAGTTTCTCACGATTCTGATTTGCAGCGAATACAAGAATTAACTATAAAATTGGCTATCATAGCAGTAGTCAATATACTGAATGCTCACGCCACATATCGTAAAATTTCCACCTCCGCACCTTTATTAACAGCTTCCTCTGCACGTTGTAAAACTTCTTCGCTGACAACAGCACTTAAATAA
- a CDS encoding Holliday junction resolvase-like protein, which translates to MEILVSLLIGIIVGSGITYYILQKSQQRKTIREYESQIQILKEEYQQALKDAKNRSIDGSRAVIKGKIAEQLAPVLPNFKYLPSDARFIGDPVDYIVFNGYTDLKDNGGVESNLEVVILDIKTGNASLSQFQQAIAKAINAGRVRFEVVRPEISEQQNLKNKNQSLQQDLSQKTYSIKEIRKTYSRAYKPWSNDEDEQLRQRYRQGVKINNLAVEFQRKPGGIRSRLKKLGLIK; encoded by the coding sequence ATGGAAATTTTAGTTTCATTACTTATTGGTATCATTGTTGGTAGTGGAATAACATATTACATTTTACAGAAGTCTCAACAACGCAAAACCATTAGAGAATATGAATCTCAAATTCAAATTTTGAAGGAAGAATATCAACAAGCTCTCAAAGATGCAAAAAATAGAAGCATAGATGGAAGTCGCGCCGTGATTAAAGGCAAAATAGCCGAACAATTAGCACCCGTACTGCCAAACTTTAAATATTTACCATCTGATGCTAGGTTTATTGGTGATCCTGTTGATTATATTGTGTTTAATGGCTACACAGACCTGAAAGATAATGGTGGTGTTGAGAGTAATTTAGAAGTCGTAATTCTAGATATTAAAACAGGTAATGCGTCTCTATCTCAGTTTCAACAAGCAATTGCTAAAGCTATCAACGCAGGACGAGTACGCTTTGAAGTAGTTAGACCAGAAATATCTGAGCAACAGAATCTGAAAAACAAAAATCAATCTCTGCAACAAGATTTATCTCAAAAAACCTACAGTATTAAGGAAATTCGGAAAACATATTCACGCGCTTATAAACCTTGGAGCAATGACGAAGATGAACAACTAAGACAACGCTACAGACAAGGGGTAAAAATCAATAATTTAGCGGTTGAGTTTCAAAGGAAACCTGGGGGGATTCGTTCGCGCCTTAAAAAGCTAGGATTAATTAAATAA
- a CDS encoding phosphonate ABC transporter ATP-binding protein yields MNDFVIECHNLETAYTASLNRPILNGINCQIKQGEFVVLLGLNGAGKSTLLRSLIGLVPYTKGEIKINGVTMTPRTLVQIRRHVGMIFQGGGLIRQLSAIDNVLCGRLGVRTTWQTLFGFPGRDRNLAMDLLAQLGLKEQAYQKTSQLSGGQQQRVAIARALIQSPQILLADEPITGLDVVACQQVMETLSELHQQGMTIVTVLHDLGIAAKYGQRAIVLDAGRIVYDGICENLQAQFVQC; encoded by the coding sequence ATGAATGATTTTGTAATTGAATGTCATAACTTAGAAACAGCCTACACCGCATCTTTGAATCGTCCTATTTTGAATGGCATTAATTGTCAGATAAAACAGGGCGAGTTTGTGGTTTTACTGGGACTGAATGGTGCGGGTAAATCAACATTACTGCGATCGCTGATTGGGTTAGTTCCTTACACCAAGGGAGAAATTAAAATCAATGGTGTAACTATGACACCCCGCACACTGGTGCAGATTCGCCGTCATGTGGGAATGATATTTCAGGGCGGTGGGTTAATTCGGCAGTTATCCGCCATTGATAATGTATTGTGTGGCAGACTGGGCGTGAGGACAACTTGGCAGACATTGTTTGGTTTTCCAGGACGCGATCGCAACTTAGCAATGGATTTACTTGCACAGTTGGGTTTAAAAGAACAAGCCTATCAAAAAACCAGTCAACTTAGTGGGGGACAACAACAACGAGTTGCGATCGCCCGTGCATTAATTCAATCACCGCAGATACTCTTAGCTGATGAACCAATTACAGGTTTAGATGTTGTTGCCTGTCAACAGGTGATGGAAACTTTATCAGAATTGCACCAGCAAGGAATGACGATTGTCACAGTTTTGCATGATTTAGGTATAGCTGCAAAATACGGACAACGTGCGATCGTCTTAGATGCTGGACGCATTGTTTACGACGGAATTTGTGAAAACCTGCAAGCCCAATTTGTCCAATGTTAA
- a CDS encoding Uma2 family endonuclease: MTTVIRVAKPVSQLQLAPGSTVTIPDVSWSEFEAILAELGHKRRSRVAYSQGTLEIMVPLPEHEIPRDLLSDIVKILLKVKGLRYQPFGSTTFKREGVAGVEPDACFYIQNYQRMIGRRRLEPDDPPPDLAIQSDVTSKTKLDAYAAVGVPELWVYDNGTLKIYLLRDGIYLVSDYSPLFEDIPIKQVIPTFVERAWQVGNLQALEEFEVAIANG; the protein is encoded by the coding sequence ATGACTACTGTTATTCGCGTTGCAAAACCTGTTAGTCAATTGCAATTGGCTCCTGGTAGTACAGTGACGATACCTGATGTCAGTTGGTCAGAGTTTGAAGCGATTTTGGCGGAATTGGGACACAAGCGGCGTTCCAGAGTAGCTTACAGCCAGGGTACTTTAGAAATTATGGTTCCTTTACCTGAACATGAAATACCCAGAGACCTGCTTTCAGATATTGTCAAAATATTGCTAAAGGTAAAAGGTCTGAGATATCAACCTTTTGGTTCGACTACTTTTAAAAGGGAAGGTGTCGCCGGCGTTGAACCCGACGCTTGCTTTTACATCCAAAATTATCAGCGCATGATTGGTCGTCGTCGCTTGGAACCAGACGACCCACCACCGGATTTAGCAATTCAATCGGATGTTACTTCTAAAACTAAACTTGATGCTTATGCAGCCGTTGGCGTGCCGGAACTTTGGGTTTATGATAACGGCACACTAAAAATTTATCTATTGCGTGATGGAATTTATTTAGTTTCTGATTACAGTCCTTTGTTTGAAGATATCCCAATCAAGCAAGTCATTCCTACTTTTGTAGAACGTGCTTGGCAAGTTGGGAATCTGCAAGCATTAGAAGAGTTTGAAGTGGCGATCGCAAATGGATGA
- a CDS encoding glutamyl-tRNA reductase, translated as MNIAVVGLSHKTAPVEVREKLSIPEPQTESAIANLTSYPHIDEVAILSTCNRLEIYIVASETDQGVREVTQFLSEHSKLPVTSLRQHLFVLLHEDAVMHIMRVAAGLDSLVLGEGQILAQVKNTHKLGQQYNGIKTILNRLFKQAITAGKRVRTETSIGTGAVSISSAAVELAQIKVDNLAACRVAILGAGKMSRLLVQHLVSKGATQISIVNRSRDRAAELAQQFSEHPIRTHLLGEMMTVIAESDLVFTSTSATEPILDRAKLEVVLEPGRPLMLFDISVPRNVHSDVNELAHVQAFNVDDLKAVVAQNYESRRKMAQEAEKLLDEEVEAFDVWWRSLETVTTISCLRNKIETIREQELEKALSRLGSEFGDKHQEVIEALTRGIVNKILHDPMVQLRAQQDVEARRRCMQTLQMLFNLDVEQQFG; from the coding sequence ATGAATATTGCAGTGGTGGGGTTAAGCCATAAAACAGCCCCAGTCGAAGTTAGAGAAAAGCTGAGTATTCCAGAACCACAAACTGAAAGTGCGATCGCTAATTTAACTAGTTATCCCCACATTGACGAAGTAGCCATACTCAGCACTTGCAACCGTCTGGAAATTTACATTGTCGCCAGCGAAACTGACCAAGGTGTGCGCGAAGTTACTCAATTTCTTTCAGAACACAGCAAATTACCTGTAACTTCTTTAAGACAACACTTGTTTGTATTGCTGCACGAAGATGCTGTGATGCACATTATGCGCGTCGCCGCAGGTTTAGATAGTTTAGTCCTCGGCGAAGGTCAAATTCTGGCTCAGGTGAAGAATACTCATAAACTGGGGCAGCAATACAACGGTATAAAAACAATTTTGAATCGGTTATTTAAACAAGCAATTACAGCTGGTAAGCGAGTCCGCACCGAAACCAGTATTGGTACTGGTGCAGTCTCTATTAGTTCGGCGGCTGTGGAATTGGCACAAATCAAAGTAGATAATTTGGCAGCTTGTCGCGTGGCAATTCTCGGTGCTGGCAAAATGTCGCGGTTGTTGGTACAGCATTTAGTTTCTAAAGGTGCGACACAAATTAGTATTGTGAATCGTTCCCGCGATCGCGCCGCAGAATTAGCACAGCAATTCTCAGAACACCCCATCCGCACCCATCTGCTTGGGGAAATGATGACTGTAATTGCCGAAAGTGATTTAGTATTTACAAGTACATCGGCAACCGAGCCAATACTTGACCGTGCCAAGTTAGAAGTAGTCTTAGAACCTGGCCGTCCTTTAATGTTATTTGATATTTCTGTGCCGCGTAACGTTCACTCAGATGTAAATGAATTGGCGCATGTCCAAGCGTTTAACGTCGATGATTTAAAAGCCGTCGTTGCACAGAACTACGAAAGCCGCCGCAAAATGGCTCAAGAAGCCGAAAAACTTTTAGATGAAGAAGTCGAAGCTTTTGATGTGTGGTGGCGCAGTTTAGAAACTGTAACTACTATTAGCTGTCTGCGAAATAAAATCGAAACCATCCGTGAGCAAGAATTGGAAAAAGCTTTATCGCGGTTAGGTTCGGAATTTGGTGACAAACATCAAGAGGTCATTGAGGCTTTAACACGAGGCATCGTTAACAAAATTTTACATGATCCAATGGTGCAATTACGAGCGCAGCAGGATGTAGAGGCCAGAAGGCGCTGTATGCAAACCTTACAAATGTTGTTTAACTTGGATGTTGAACAGCAGTTTGGTTAA
- a CDS encoding type II toxin-antitoxin system MqsA family antitoxin, with translation MQCVICKHDNTQPGLVTVTLERDNTIVILKGVPAQVCNNCGEYYLSAVVSEEVLQRAEEAVNKGAEVEILRYVA, from the coding sequence ATGCAATGCGTTATATGTAAACACGACAATACTCAGCCTGGACTAGTGACAGTGACTTTAGAGCGAGATAATACCATTGTTATTCTCAAAGGTGTACCAGCACAAGTTTGTAATAATTGTGGTGAATATTATTTAAGTGCTGTTGTCAGCGAAGAAGTTTTACAACGTGCAGAGGAAGCTGTTAATAAAGGTGCGGAGGTGGAAATTTTACGATATGTGGCGTGA